A stretch of the Orcinus orca chromosome 1, mOrcOrc1.1, whole genome shotgun sequence genome encodes the following:
- the SPATA1 gene encoding LOW QUALITY PROTEIN: spermatogenesis-associated protein 1 (The sequence of the model RefSeq protein was modified relative to this genomic sequence to represent the inferred CDS: inserted 2 bases in 1 codon; deleted 2 bases in 2 codons) has product MAHAIAGQIGNPSVDRCLVELHVFYVPEGSWNYQLNTISIEVVNKLILAGFIRQVFCSHVTMCLKKQSFFFLQRKMLSGNSKILSEKYFIHVMDPVPDLMNTINRSFNYFLIYFQVKAKQESELKLKSFAPPYALQSELYLLPIMYHLGNIYSASSAVSLDVQQTNNGVAEADGIIHRPLSVTLSKEEPGTDPSCLENTLKKLLNKNQEEAGGKATPNENQNGNNQIGNSELPGSQEDSDNDYFSGKKSQFLWKNEDDRTNIFRREDNQLGKKECISLPDLIDFPSVPCQPALSPGITDISLLQIESKILSKKMKQVKEERRYLERIKEELIKKVERLLEQGQLKQYHAYDVWKEKYFETKKVTASLEEILTKLREDLELYYKKLLIQLEARVIKMRPKNLATITDSKNYLIIQITEVQHAIDQLRKLDTDKMKRITEIKMRKQAVSDLRTLKAELAQKKXLLHLFNLNKVC; this is encoded by the exons CTTGGTGGAACTTCATGTTTTTTATGTCCCTGAAGGATCTTGGAACTATCAGTTAAATACCATTTCAATAGAAGTTGTTAACAAATTAATTTTAGCTGGATTTATAAGGCAAGTATTTTGTAGTCATGTTACAATGTGCCTgaaaaagcaatcttttttttttctgcagagaAAAATGCTTTCTGGAAATTCAaaaattctaagtgaaaaatattttattcatgtgATGGATCCAGTCCCTGACTTAATGAATACTATCAATAG AAGCTTtaattatttcctcatttatttccaGGTGAAGGCAAAGCAAGAATCAGAACTGAAACTCAAATCATTTGCTCCTCCATAT GCTCTTCAATCAGAATTATATTTGCTTCCTATAATGTAtcatttaggaaatatttattcagcatcaTCAGCAGTTTCTTTAGATGTGCAGCAGACTAATAATGGTGTTGCTGAGGCTGACGGAATAATACACAGACCACTTAGTGTAACTTTGTCAAAGGAAGAACCTGGAACAGATCCCAGttgtttagaaaacactttgaaaaagcTTCTTAACAAGAATCAGGAAGAAG CTGGGGGAAAAGCCACTCCAAATGAAAATCAGAATGGAAATAATCAAATTGGAAATTCTGAATTGCCAGGATCACAGGAAGATTCAGATAATGATTATTTTAGCGGCAAAAAGAG TcagtttctttggaaaaatgaagaTGATAGAACTAATATCTTTAGAAGAGAGGACAATCag CTAGGTAAAAAAGAGTGCATCAGCCTACCAGACCTTATTGATTTTCCTTCAGTTCCTTGTCAACCTGCTCTTTCTCCAGGAATAACTGATATATCATTATTACAGATTGAGAGTAA AATATTAtcgaaaaaaatgaaacaagtaaaggaagaaagaagatatctggaaagaattaaagaagaactaata aaaaaagttgaaaggCTATTGGAACAAGGCCAATTAAAGCAATATCATG cctATGATGTTTGGAAGGAAAAGTACTTTGAAACAAAGAAAGTTACAGCATCATTGGAGGAGATTTTAACAAAACTTCGAGAAGATTTGGAACTTTACTATAAAAAATTGCTCATTCAGCTTGAAGCCAGGGTGATCAAGATGAGACCAAAGAATCTGGCAACCATCACA GACTCTAAG AATTACCTTATCATTCAGATCACTGAAGTACAGCATGCTATTGACCAACTTAGAAAATTGGATACTGACAAAATGAAACGGATAACAGAAATTAAG atgagaaaacaagcaGTTTCAGATTTACGCACACTGAAAGCTGAACTGGCACAGAAGAA TTTATTACATCTTTTCAATCTCAATAAGGTatgttaa